In the Peptoclostridium acidaminophilum DSM 3953 genome, one interval contains:
- a CDS encoding GNAT family N-acetyltransferase: MSKLSGENFECFPLEWDTEYFGVKSARVILKGIVSEEEQDNILEYCKESDFTTISNVGNLKHNNYWIGRKSDVFLSDLNIQFTKRINGEPEFIDEFTEVHNAYQRNEQVVNIARSAFQYSRFFNDPALPREQAQNIYVHWTKCAFEQTDKYFVITKRNDEVAGYLLFSIDKANSIATIELIAVDEQFRGQRVGKSLISGLESYIHKKGIENIKVGTQVDNVTATQFYIACGFQYVSCSSVYHLWMDRENDDK; encoded by the coding sequence ATGTCAAAGCTTAGCGGAGAAAATTTTGAATGCTTTCCACTTGAATGGGATACTGAGTATTTTGGTGTAAAATCCGCTAGAGTTATTTTAAAAGGAATAGTAAGTGAAGAAGAACAAGACAATATACTTGAATATTGTAAGGAATCGGATTTTACAACTATTTCGAATGTAGGGAACCTTAAGCATAATAATTATTGGATTGGAAGAAAATCTGATGTATTCCTTTCAGATTTGAACATACAATTTACTAAAAGAATTAATGGAGAACCTGAGTTTATAGACGAGTTTACAGAAGTGCATAATGCATATCAAAGAAATGAACAAGTAGTTAATATAGCAAGATCTGCTTTCCAATATTCAAGATTTTTTAATGATCCGGCGTTACCTAGAGAGCAGGCACAAAATATATATGTTCACTGGACTAAATGTGCATTTGAACAAACGGATAAATATTTTGTAATCACTAAGAGGAATGATGAAGTTGCAGGCTACCTCTTATTTTCAATAGATAAGGCAAACTCGATAGCAACTATCGAATTGATTGCCGTTGATGAGCAGTTTAGAGGACAAAGAGTTGGAAAATCATTGATTTCTGGGTTAGAGTCATATATCCATAAAAAAGGAATTGAGAACATTAAAGTTGGAACCCAAGTGGATAATGTTACTGCGACTCAATTCTACATAGCTTGCGGATTTCAATATGTGAGTTGCAGTTCAGTGTATCATCTGTGGATGGATAGAGAAAATGATGATAAATAA
- a CDS encoding sugar transferase, translating to MYKGYVKRMFDFVFALILMPLILPLIVLCGFLIKLEDRGPVFYLGKRLGKDKKIFKMYKLRSMKVNAPDIRNEDGSTFNSDNDYRLTRMGKLVRKTSLDELPQLINVLIGDMSFIGPRPDLPEHINYYEGEEIRKLEVLPGISGYNQAYFRNSAEWKDRLKNDVYYVDNISFWLDVKILFKTIESIVFKKGIYVTSQQSNK from the coding sequence TTGTACAAAGGATATGTAAAAAGAATGTTCGATTTCGTATTTGCTTTGATATTAATGCCATTAATTCTTCCACTCATTGTGCTGTGTGGATTTCTAATAAAGCTGGAGGATAGAGGACCAGTATTTTACTTAGGAAAAAGATTAGGTAAAGACAAGAAAATATTCAAGATGTATAAATTAAGATCCATGAAGGTCAATGCTCCTGATATAAGGAATGAAGATGGCTCAACTTTTAATTCAGATAACGATTATAGATTGACAAGAATGGGCAAACTCGTAAGAAAGACAAGTCTTGACGAATTGCCTCAGCTTATAAATGTATTAATCGGAGATATGTCATTTATTGGGCCGAGGCCGGATCTGCCGGAACATATTAATTATTACGAAGGTGAAGAGATAAGAAAGCTTGAGGTACTACCAGGGATAAGTGGTTATAACCAAGCTTATTTTAGAAATTCTGCCGAATGGAAAGATCGACTGAAGAATGATGTATATTATGTGGACAATATTTCATTTTGGCTAGATGTGAAGATATTGTTTAAGACTATTGAAAGTATTGTCTTTAAAAAAGGAATTTATGTTACTTCTCAACAGTCAAATAAATAG
- a CDS encoding DegT/DnrJ/EryC1/StrS family aminotransferase, whose protein sequence is MKIPFSPPDISQEEIDEVVDTLKSGWITTGPKTKLFEKKIAEYCNTSKAACLNSATACMEMTLRLLGIGEGDEVITCAYTYTASASVIHHVGAKIVLVDSGKDSFHIDYAAIADAITEKTKAIIPVDIAGVMCDYDKVFEAVNSKKDLFQPSNEIQKAIGRVVVIADAAHSFGASYKGKMSGEAADFTSFSFHAVKNLTTAEGGAVTWRDIEGIDNEDIYKQFMLLTLHGQSKDALAKTKPGAWEYDIVLPAYKCNMTDIMASLGLVQLKRYPEILKRRKEIIEMYDKALEDIGVEVLKHYSDDYASSGHLYLTRLTGQDEDFRNRVIEKMAEAGIATNVHYKPLPLHTAYKKLGFEMKDYPNAFDMYRNEITLPLHTLLTNEEVDYVASGEKEILRVLREEESVRLEAAATV, encoded by the coding sequence ATGAAAATACCATTTTCGCCTCCTGATATTTCACAGGAAGAAATAGACGAGGTAGTAGATACATTAAAGTCTGGCTGGATTACAACAGGACCTAAGACAAAATTATTTGAAAAGAAGATTGCAGAGTATTGCAACACTTCAAAAGCAGCATGTCTTAATTCAGCAACAGCTTGCATGGAGATGACACTTAGACTTCTTGGCATTGGTGAGGGTGATGAAGTTATCACATGCGCATATACATATACTGCATCGGCAAGCGTAATTCATCACGTTGGGGCTAAGATAGTTCTTGTGGATTCTGGGAAGGATTCGTTTCATATAGACTATGCTGCGATTGCAGATGCAATTACTGAGAAGACTAAAGCTATTATACCAGTTGATATAGCGGGTGTTATGTGTGATTATGACAAGGTATTCGAGGCAGTAAATAGTAAGAAGGATTTGTTCCAGCCATCAAATGAAATTCAAAAGGCTATAGGCAGAGTTGTAGTTATAGCTGATGCAGCGCATTCTTTTGGGGCTTCATACAAAGGAAAGATGAGCGGAGAAGCAGCTGACTTTACAAGCTTCTCATTCCATGCAGTTAAGAACCTCACTACAGCAGAAGGTGGAGCTGTTACTTGGAGAGATATCGAAGGAATCGACAATGAAGACATCTACAAGCAGTTCATGCTTTTAACACTTCATGGGCAGTCGAAGGACGCTCTTGCTAAGACTAAACCAGGAGCATGGGAATATGACATTGTGTTACCTGCGTATAAATGCAACATGACTGATATTATGGCGTCTTTGGGCTTAGTTCAACTAAAGAGATATCCAGAGATATTAAAGCGAAGAAAAGAGATTATAGAGATGTATGATAAAGCTCTTGAAGATATAGGGGTTGAAGTGTTGAAGCATTACTCAGATGACTATGCTTCTAGCGGACACTTGTATTTGACAAGACTGACTGGTCAAGATGAGGATTTTAGAAATAGAGTGATTGAAAAAATGGCTGAAGCAGGCATAGCAACGAATGTTCATTACAAGCCTCTGCCGCTACACACAGCTTATAAGAAGTTAGGATTTGAGATGAAGGATTACCCAAATGCTTTTGATATGTATAGGAACGAGATAACTCTGCCGTTGCATACTCTTCTAACTAATGAAGAAGTGGATTATGTGGCAAGTGGAGAGAAAGAGATTCTTAGAGTTTTAAGAGAAGAAGAGAGCGTTAGATTGGAAGCAGCTGCTACTGTATAA
- a CDS encoding four helix bundle protein: MDNLLVWKKAHELTLKIYEATKDFPRDELFGLTSQMRRASTSIPCNIVEGKARGSSKEFKRFLLIARGSLEELKYQIMLSKDLNYIDEEKHDVLQEKAKEVGRLLNGLMVSVDKSGK; this comes from the coding sequence GTGGACAATCTATTAGTCTGGAAGAAGGCTCATGAATTGACTCTGAAAATATATGAGGCCACTAAGGATTTTCCAAGGGATGAATTGTTTGGTCTAACATCCCAAATGCGCAGAGCATCAACTTCTATACCTTGTAATATTGTTGAAGGAAAAGCAAGAGGTTCGAGTAAAGAGTTCAAGCGATTCCTATTGATTGCAAGAGGCTCTCTGGAGGAGTTGAAGTATCAGATTATGCTTTCAAAGGATCTGAATTACATAGATGAAGAGAAACATGATGTGCTACAAGAAAAAGCAAAAGAAGTAGGAAGATTATTAAATGGATTAATGGTATCGGTAGATAAAAGTGGAAAGTAG
- a CDS encoding ATP-binding protein, translating to MSLINAIKNGESKIVEFKEKLPGSDAVAKTVIAFSNTGGGRLIIGVTDQGKIIGLDNSIDILELRDKVASIIYDRCYPNVLPDIYTTTIDNKVLLVIEVYRGNLLPYYLKKIGKNEGVYIRVGATNRKASVDNILELERQRMNLSYDQEVNREVRFEYLDMAPIISRFDKLDKPVTQSVMKNLKLIHEENGIIYPTNGLLILLGYLEHAKIKCSRFKGMTMDVFLDSKEYKGDLFTQLDHAESFIKNHIKLGSEIKGLQREDQYEIPIEAIRESLVNAVVHRDYSNEGRDIKVGIYDDMINIVSPGAFPSTITQEDILEGRSEIRNKVIARVFKELNYIEQWGSGIRRIKSSCKTRGLKEPEIVEKGDFVDVSLYREMAETKQVHKKVTELTEQEKAIIEYLKRKDSRITTQDVKSILDIEDRRARGILKGLVDRGLIERKGGGPSTFYQIKLSGSAG from the coding sequence ATGAGTTTAATCAACGCTATTAAGAATGGAGAAAGTAAAATTGTTGAGTTTAAAGAGAAACTTCCGGGCAGCGATGCTGTAGCGAAAACGGTTATTGCATTTTCCAACACTGGCGGCGGTAGATTAATCATAGGTGTCACCGATCAAGGCAAAATCATTGGGTTGGATAATAGCATTGATATTTTGGAACTCCGGGATAAAGTAGCATCGATTATCTATGATCGCTGTTATCCTAATGTGCTTCCGGACATTTATACGACTACCATTGATAATAAAGTGCTTTTAGTGATTGAAGTATATCGCGGCAATCTACTTCCATATTACCTCAAGAAAATCGGAAAAAATGAGGGTGTCTACATTCGGGTAGGTGCAACAAATCGTAAAGCGAGTGTTGACAATATTCTCGAACTTGAAAGGCAACGGATGAATCTCAGTTATGATCAGGAAGTAAATAGAGAGGTTCGATTTGAATATCTTGATATGGCTCCAATCATAAGTAGATTTGACAAATTAGACAAACCAGTAACTCAATCGGTAATGAAGAACCTTAAATTGATCCATGAAGAAAATGGCATCATCTATCCGACAAATGGACTCTTAATATTACTGGGTTACCTTGAACATGCCAAAATCAAATGCAGCAGATTCAAAGGGATGACCATGGATGTGTTTTTAGACAGTAAGGAATATAAAGGCGATTTATTTACGCAACTTGATCATGCAGAAAGTTTTATTAAGAACCATATCAAGCTTGGCAGTGAGATTAAAGGCTTGCAAAGAGAAGATCAATACGAAATTCCTATAGAAGCTATTAGAGAAAGCTTGGTGAATGCCGTTGTTCATCGCGATTATTCAAACGAAGGTCGGGATATCAAGGTTGGCATTTATGATGATATGATCAATATTGTGTCGCCTGGCGCTTTCCCTAGCACCATAACCCAAGAAGATATTCTTGAGGGAAGATCTGAAATACGGAACAAAGTGATTGCAAGGGTCTTTAAAGAGCTTAATTATATTGAGCAATGGGGAAGTGGTATTCGTAGAATAAAATCGAGCTGCAAAACTAGAGGCTTAAAAGAACCTGAAATTGTGGAAAAAGGCGATTTTGTTGATGTGAGTTTGTATAGAGAGATGGCAGAGACAAAACAAGTTCATAAAAAAGTCACTGAGTTAACAGAGCAAGAAAAAGCAATTATTGAGTATTTAAAACGTAAAGATAGTAGAATTACAACACAAGACGTAAAGTCTATTCTTGATATTGAAGATCGTCGCGCCAGAGGTATTCTCAAAGGTTTGGTTGACCGAGGACTCATTGAGAGAAAAGGCGGTGGACCCAGTACGTTTTATCAGATTAAACTATCAGGCAGTGCCGGATAG
- a CDS encoding nucleoside-diphosphate sugar epimerase/dehydratase translates to MKGLAVESASVFIRKNPVSVRKTILFLMDVLLINISAAAALFIRFDFDLSRTYTYITPENVIIYTAVVTATFYIFSAYKSLWRYASIEEMIAMVAASITAMTIIYIAFDRHMPRIPNGFYVINALGLMFFSGGARFAYRAIRRIKQRIFFKHAKTRVLIVGAGKAGFMVTRELFMNPEMDKLAVGIIDDDPEKHGRRMLGVPVVGGRDYIAQAAKKLQVDEILIAMPSVSKQELRKLIGICKETRCRLKTLPGVYEFIGGKVDIKQIKDVEIEDLLGRDPVKVDIEKMAGYLMGKTVLVTGGGGSIGSELCRQIAPFGPKRLVILDIYENNAYEIQQELQRQYGDRLNLETIIASVRDEKRIRNIFAEYRPEVVFHAAAHKHVPLMEKSPLEAIKNNIFGTFNVARAADEGGAEKFVLISTDKAVNPTNIMGASKRVCEMIVQSIGRRSATEFVGVRFGNVLGSNGSVIPLFKKQIAEGGPVTVTHPDIIRYFMTIPEAVQLVIQAGAMAKGGEIFVLDMGEPVRIADLARDLIRLSGFEPGVDMHIEYSGLRPGEKLYEELLMAEEGLTSTTHEKIFIGQPLEMDIEKLTKDLDVLRSISEKEDTSVLELVMKKLVPTYRKETNEKEEKKVI, encoded by the coding sequence GTGAAGGGCTTGGCAGTGGAAAGCGCGTCAGTTTTTATACGCAAGAATCCGGTGTCCGTAAGGAAAACAATACTTTTTCTAATGGACGTGCTGCTTATAAACATTTCGGCGGCAGCGGCGCTTTTTATAAGATTCGATTTTGATTTATCACGCACTTATACATATATCACTCCTGAAAACGTCATAATATACACGGCAGTAGTCACAGCAACATTCTACATATTCAGCGCATACAAGAGTCTGTGGAGGTACGCCAGCATAGAGGAAATGATAGCTATGGTGGCGGCGTCCATAACGGCCATGACAATAATATACATAGCCTTCGACAGGCACATGCCGCGCATTCCGAACGGCTTTTACGTCATAAACGCACTGGGGCTGATGTTCTTTTCAGGGGGCGCCAGGTTCGCCTACAGGGCCATAAGGCGTATAAAGCAGAGGATATTCTTCAAGCACGCCAAGACAAGGGTGCTCATAGTGGGAGCCGGCAAGGCGGGTTTTATGGTCACAAGGGAGCTGTTCATGAACCCTGAGATGGACAAGCTGGCGGTGGGCATAATAGACGACGATCCGGAAAAGCACGGCAGGAGGATGCTCGGGGTGCCGGTTGTGGGCGGAAGGGACTACATAGCTCAGGCGGCAAAGAAGCTCCAGGTGGACGAGATATTGATAGCCATGCCTTCGGTATCAAAGCAGGAGCTGAGGAAGCTCATTGGCATATGCAAGGAGACAAGGTGCCGCCTCAAGACGCTGCCGGGAGTGTACGAGTTCATAGGCGGCAAGGTGGACATAAAGCAGATAAAGGACGTGGAGATAGAGGACCTTCTGGGAAGGGACCCTGTCAAGGTGGACATAGAGAAGATGGCGGGCTACCTAATGGGCAAGACGGTGCTGGTAACCGGCGGCGGAGGCTCAATAGGCTCCGAGCTTTGCAGGCAGATAGCCCCATTTGGACCTAAGCGTCTCGTAATATTGGACATATACGAAAACAACGCCTACGAGATACAGCAGGAGCTCCAGCGGCAGTACGGCGATAGATTGAACCTTGAAACCATAATAGCTTCAGTCAGGGACGAAAAGAGGATAAGAAACATATTTGCCGAGTACAGACCGGAGGTGGTGTTCCACGCTGCAGCCCACAAGCATGTGCCCCTGATGGAAAAAAGCCCTCTCGAGGCAATAAAAAACAACATATTCGGCACCTTCAACGTGGCAAGGGCTGCGGACGAGGGGGGAGCTGAAAAGTTCGTCCTGATATCCACGGACAAGGCGGTCAACCCCACTAACATAATGGGGGCCTCAAAGCGGGTGTGCGAGATGATAGTCCAGTCCATCGGCAGAAGGAGCGCCACGGAGTTCGTGGGAGTAAGGTTCGGAAACGTTCTGGGAAGCAACGGCAGCGTAATACCGCTCTTTAAAAAGCAGATAGCCGAGGGCGGCCCGGTTACTGTGACACATCCCGACATCATTAGATACTTCATGACCATACCCGAGGCCGTGCAGCTTGTAATACAGGCGGGGGCCATGGCAAAGGGCGGGGAGATATTCGTCCTGGACATGGGCGAGCCCGTAAGGATTGCCGACCTGGCAAGGGACCTTATAAGGCTTTCGGGCTTCGAGCCGGGGGTGGACATGCACATAGAGTACTCTGGCCTAAGGCCTGGTGAGAAGCTCTACGAGGAGCTCCTGATGGCGGAAGAGGGGCTGACGAGCACAACCCACGAGAAGATTTTCATAGGACAGCCTCTTGAGATGGACATCGAGAAGCTCACAAAGGACCTTGATGTGCTTAGGTCCATTTCGGAGAAAGAGGACACATCGGTGCTTGAGCTTGTTATGAAAAAGCTTGTGCCTACATACAGGAAAGAGACTAATGAGAAGGAAGAGAAGAAAGTGATTTAG